From a single Capsicum annuum cultivar UCD-10X-F1 chromosome 12, UCD10Xv1.1, whole genome shotgun sequence genomic region:
- the LOC124889567 gene encoding rRNA 2'-O-methyltransferase fibrillarin-like, translating to MAGWGTGERSGELVGGGGTDERGGGMGEKGVKRGNKGGELIGGGRMRERGWGIDGVGNWWGGGRWGWGVRERGRLARGEGKWGEGLRSEGDGGEWAGAGGRG from the coding sequence ATGGCTGGTTGGGGGACGGGGGAAAGAAGTGGGGAACTGGTGGGGGGTGGGGGAACGGATGAAAGGGGTGGTGGGATGGGGGAGAAAGGGGTGAAGAGGGGGAATAAGGGTGGGGAATTGATAGGAGGTGGGAGGATGAGGGAAAGGGGGTGGGGAATTGATGGGGTGGGGAATTGGTGGGGTGGGGGAAGGTGGGGATGGGGGGTAAGGGAACGGGGGAGATTGGCTCGGGGTGAAGGGAAATGGGGGGAGGGGCTGAGGAGTGAGGGGGACGGGGGAGAATGGGCTGGTGCagggggtagggggtag
- the LOC107851021 gene encoding probable small nuclear ribonucleoprotein G isoform X2, whose product MSRSGQPPDLKKYMDKQLQIKLNANRLVTGTLRGFDQFMNLVIDNTVEVNGNEKNEIGMVVIRGNSVVTIEALEPVARPQ is encoded by the exons ATGAGCAGGTCGGGTCAACCTCCGGATCTCAAAAA GTATATGGACAAGCAGCTTCAAA TCAAGTTGAATGCCAACCGCTTAGTCACTGGAACTCTTCGTGGGTTTGATCAGTTCATGAATTTGGTCATTGACAACACTGTGGAAGTTAATGGCAATGAGAAGAATGAAATTGGCAtggtg GTGATTCGGGGTAATAGCGTGGTGACAATTGAAGCGTTGGAGCCAGTCGCTAGACCACAGTAG
- the LOC107851021 gene encoding probable small nuclear ribonucleoprotein G isoform X1, with the protein MGGGRYPMELVEVRVRWQGHQGYNKKSIFLMLLNSSIQVINARKMARTQVKLNANRLVTGTLRGFDQFMNLVIDNTVEVNGNEKNEIGMVVIRGNSVVTIEALEPVARPQ; encoded by the exons atgggaggtggcaggtatcccatggaattagtcgaggtgcgtgtAAGATGGCAAGGACACCAAGGCTATAACAAAAAAAGCATTTTCTTGATGCTGCTTAATTCTTCAATCCAAGTGATAAATGCGCGTAAGATGGCCAGGACACAAG TCAAGTTGAATGCCAACCGCTTAGTCACTGGAACTCTTCGTGGGTTTGATCAGTTCATGAATTTGGTCATTGACAACACTGTGGAAGTTAATGGCAATGAGAAGAATGAAATTGGCAtggtg GTGATTCGGGGTAATAGCGTGGTGACAATTGAAGCGTTGGAGCCAGTCGCTAGACCACAGTAG